The following are from one region of the Silene latifolia isolate original U9 population chromosome 9, ASM4854445v1, whole genome shotgun sequence genome:
- the LOC141601225 gene encoding uncharacterized protein LOC141601225 → MSHINPMGVLEDMPVRVGKFFIPVDIVVIDMSGDSRVPIFLGRPFLHTAGAVIDVRHESHTFNVGDDTITFSLDKASRPPNLESSCNMINVIDPTFDECLALCLKMDPLETDLVLGTA, encoded by the coding sequence atgagtcacatcaacccTATGGGTGTCTTAGAAGATATGCCAGTTAGagtcgggaaattctttattccagTTGACATTGTAGTGATAGATATGTCTGGGGATTCTCGAGTTCCTATTTTTCTAGGGCGACCATTCTTGCACACAGCTGGGGCGGTCATAGATGTTAGGCATGAGAGTCATACATTCAATGTTGGGGACGACACTATCACTTTTAGTCTTGACAAAGCATCACGCCCTCCTAACTTAGAATCTTCTTGTAACATGATTAATGTTAttgatcctacttttgatgaATGTCTTGCTTTATGTTTAAAAATGGATCCTTTGGAGACTGATTTGGTGTTAGGCACGGCGTAA